The genomic interval AGCTCAGGAGCTGGTATTGCTTTGAACATCTCTCTTAATATTACCCATTTCCAAAAGCCTCTTTGTCTTTTTCACTTCTCCCCTTCCTCCCTTCATACTTGCATATTTCCGAAAGCCTCTTGGTTCAACAGGGTTTGTGTTTTGTGGGAGCAACACATATTATGTTGTCTATTATCTACGCAGGTTTCAAGAAGGTTGGGGCTTGTTTATGGAGGTGGAAGCATTGGGCTAATGGGTCTGGTTTCACAAGCTGTTTATCGTGGTGGTGGCAGAGTTATGGGGTAATTGATCGAAAGAGCttgattttctattttgaaaatggtttGAGGTTCcaaagttttaattttacacCGAGTTGTTTACTTTGTTTGGGTTTGATTGATTTGCAGGATTATCCCCAGGACATTAATGAACAAAGAGGTCAGAAATATGTCAATAGCGTAATTTGTTGTTGAAATTTCTTTTGGCTGATTGAAAGTTGCAGCTAAAACTTAACTTGGTTATTCTATAAAATGATAATTTCTTGGGAGGAGAATTACAGATAACTGGCGAAACAGTAGGGGAGGTAAGACCAGTAGACAACATGCACCAAAGGAAGGCAGAAATGGCCCGCCATTCAGATTGCTTTATAGCCCTACCAGGTCCCATCCATCCCTTTTTCCCCTTTCCTATTCAGAAACACAATCCCACACTTCTTTTACATTTCTTTTCGTAGTCCCCTTTTAAAAAAGACCCATGATAGTGGGTTTCATTTTCCCTTCCCTGCACTGATTTCCAGGTGGGTATGGAACTATGGAAGAACTGTTAGAAGTCATCACTTGGGCTCAACTAGGCATCCATGACAAACCAGTAAAATCTACAAAAATTACCTCATTAAACTCTGCAAGAAAGTTCTGTTTTGATCTCCCAACCTTTAAGTTCCTTGTGCAAATTCTCTTCCTCAGGTTGGGTTGCTGAATGTGGAGGGATACTACAACAACCTCCTCACTTTCATCGACCAAGCAGTGGACGATGGATTCATAAAACCATCACAACGGAACATCATAGTGTCAGCACCCAACGCCAAGGACCTGGTTCAGAAACTAGAGGTCAGTCATTCAGTCAGACATTTCGTCGAACAGTTAATGGGCAAGTTTCAAATTTTGCGATAAAAAAGGAATCAGAGAATAGATTGTATTTGACTGATGATGCTCACAAAATGGTTTGTTTAGGAATACGTGCCTGTACACGAGGAAGTGATGGGGAAAGCGAGATGGGAAATTGAGCAGCCACAACAACAGCAAAAACAAGTGGGGTTCGAACCCAAAACTTTCCACGCTCAGATCGCCCTGTAAAGttgaaacatgaaaagaaagggaaaaaagatATGAgtgaaagaaattgaaaagaggCGTTGATGATTTTGggtcgtcgtcgtcgtcgtcaTCATCATGTTACCAACCGTTGTATAATTGGATGTGAAAAATGTTCACAGAGAAAAGATTGACCAAAACACTGAAACAGTGGGACCTTCTAATTTTTGTTTGTAAGCTTGTGAAATAGTATTATTAAGATTAAGATAAGAAAATGGACCCATCCTTTTCATTTTGGTATTATTATTatcgttattattattattattattatttcttattattattttttttaaaaaaacacgtTTAGTTCTTTCTaatctttataaaaataatcatttaattcttaaactttcaaatttgtaatagtttataatttagtatttgtaattttaaatcaaCCCTACCATAAAAAGTTCAATAAAAAATGTCCGTAAATTTTATTATGAaatgatttagtttttgttgCTCATAAACACACTTTGTCCCAACTCAATTTgtcaatatatatatgatatggactaaattgttacaaaatttaaaatgtgtgACTAAATTATACGTACTAAAATTGAGGAATTTGTttgttaaaaaattgaatatatatagactaaataattacaaattaaatgatagatactaaattattaattggatgaaagtttaggggtcaaaattattttttaatcatgtTTTTTCTTTCGTACAACTCATAAAAGAAATATAGTTCACAAGTTCattctttcaaatttcaaatttctgtTTCATAGATCtcaactttaaaattttcatacatACATTTTTAACTTTTGCAAATGCTTAATAAATTTgtgaacttttaaatttgtatcttATAGAGTTTTGACCGATTCaacttttttctatttgtgaatTATGATGTTGAAGATTGTCCAAAGTAAGGTCCAAAGTCCATGGGAGGGTTCAAGCCCATAAGGTATCAAGAACTGGAAAAGGCattgaagggatcaaatcccCAGCAGAAGTGTTTGATTATCTTTtgctttgattttcttttagatGAAAagattcaaaaaaataaaaactaaaatacaaaACAATCAATATGCTGTATGACCAAggttaaacaaaaaataaaaaggaaaaaaacctTTGAAGTACTCTTCTTTCTAACCATTTGCAATAGTCTCCTCTGTGAATCTCCTTGTAAAGCCTTCCTTGCTGGTGCAAGTTCTTCTTAAAAGAGAGGGGAAGTTTAATAAGAGAGGAAGAATAAGCACTATagagaacttttctctttattcttatgTTGAGAGAGAGCAAATGAAAACCTAACCCTTAAAGAGAAAACCCTTTTCTTGTTAATACTTTATATTGTTTTAGTAGTTAGATACCACCTACTCTACTTCCTTTTGAAAAAGGGgagtttaataaataaatttaattaaatatctcatatttaatta from Benincasa hispida cultivar B227 chromosome 10, ASM972705v1, whole genome shotgun sequence carries:
- the LOC120089365 gene encoding LOW QUALITY PROTEIN: cytokinin riboside 5'-monophosphate phosphoribohydrolase LOG5-like (The sequence of the model RefSeq protein was modified relative to this genomic sequence to represent the inferred CDS: deleted 1 base in 1 codon), whose amino-acid sequence is MFSYPHIFTDHVAPLGRNQSGEMEGKVVRSRFKRVCVFCGSSTGKRDCYRDAAIDLAQELVSRRLGLVYGGGSIGLMGLVSQAVYRGGGRVMGIIPRTLMNKEITGETVGEVRPVDNMHQRKAEMARHSDCFIALPGGYGTMEELLEVITWAQLGIHDKPVGLLNVEGYYNNLLTFIDQAVDDGFIKPSQRNIIVSAPNAKDLVQKLEEYVPVHEEVMGKARWEIEQPQQQQKQVGFEPKTFHAQIAL